CTCTTTCTTCTAAATGTTTATCGATTCTTGTCTGCATTGAAGAGTCATTGTAAGAATTGTCATAAGTTGCTACATAATATGGTTTAGTATTTGATGATAATTCAAGTGTCTTATGTGAAGCAGCACTTGTTTTACCTGATTTTTGACCACCGAAATATAATATTTTCATCATAAACCTAAAAAGTTTTTAATACCAGTAAAAATAATTTGTGCAGAAAGTGCAGCTAAAAATAATCCTGTAATTTTTGAAATCACTAAAAGACCTTGTTTACCAATAATTCTTTCAATAATACTTGAACTATAAAGCATAAATCCTATAACTAAAACTGCAGAAATTAAAGCTAAACTTCCCATTAACATTGAAGATTTATTTTCAAAAGTTGCACCCATAACAAGTAAAATACCAATAGTTCCTGGACCAATTGCAACAGGAATTGCTAAAGGTACTACTGCTAAATCTGAAATATCTTTATCTCCAACTTTTGCAGTTGCTTTATTACCTTGAATTAACTCAACAGCAGATAAAAACAATAATGCACCTGCACCAATTCTAAATGCATCCAATGTTATACCAAAAATATCAAAAATATTCTTTCCAAAAAAGAGTAACACTAAACATATAATAATTACAGAAATTGTAACTTTAATAGCTAACGCTTTACGCTCTTTTGCTGTTGCATCTGTTGTAACAGTTAAAAAAACCGATAACACAAAAAAAGGTGTCATAATAAAAAACATTTTTAAAAATGTTGCAATGAAAATATCCATAAATTATCCTAAAAAGCTTTCGATTTTTTCAATTAATTTCATTTCATCAATTGAATTTATACTTGCATAACATAATGCTCCACCACAACCAACACCCTCTTTTGCTTCACCTTCATCATAAAGTTTTAAAGCAGGATGAGAAGAGTTTGAAAAATCAAAATCACTTGCATACGCATTTATTGGAAAATCTAATTGTTCTAATAGTGCTTTGATATTTGAATTTTCATCTTCATTTATCCATTTTGTTGTACAAAGTGCGATATTTGAAGAGTCTATTTCTCCATCCATACTTTTTAAAATAGAATTTACTACAAGTAAAACAGCTGCCATTTGAGTTCCACCTGCTAATAATACTTTTAGATTATTTGCTCTACTTCCTAAAATAAATCCTGCATTAAAAATAATCATATTATCACTAACTAAAGATAGTTTTTCAAAAATATCACTATTTTTTTCTACTCTTTTTAGTGCATTTATTATTGTTTGGTTTTTAATATCACTTGGATTATTTTTATATGAACTTGAGAAATATCCTTCACATTCATAATCTAAGGCAAGTGCTGTTGCATTTGCTGTTGTTGTTCCTGCTGGAATTGATTCTGCAAGAATCACATAATCATCTTTTGTTTCAAAAGATTGTGCAAAACTTAGACCTTTTTGGAAAATTTCCATTGCTTGTATTTTTGCACCATCATCTATTCTTCCACTTGGTTTCATATCAAAATTATGTATTTTAAAATGTTCGATTTGTGGAATAAGTTCTAATCCTAGATTTAATATTTCAATATTTGAAAAAGGATTTAATTCATGAACTGCTCTTGTAATAAGCGCAGGAGTAGGAACTCCTTTTGGAGTTTGGGCAATATCTTCTAAAGAACGAACTTCTTTAGTACATAAAAACTCTGCATCAAGAGTTGGAGTTAAATATAATTTACCTGGGATTCCAGCTTGTGAGATATTTGGTATCTCAGCTGTTTTTGTTACGCTTGCACTTAAAAGAAAAGTGGCTTTTTTACCTCGTAAAAATTCAAGAAAGTCTACACTTCCTAAAATAGTATTAAAGTTCATTTGAACCCTTTATTTAATTTTTAGGAAGTATAACAAATGTGTGCTTATTTAAAATGTTTATTTACAATCTCTAAGAAATCTTTTGGATTTTTATATCCTACAATTTTAGAAGCTTTTACTTCCTTATTGTTAGTATCCCAGAAAATTAATCCAGGAGGTCCTACAATTCCATATTTTTTTTGTAAAGCTTTATCATCATCATTATTTGCTGTTACATCTGCTTTTAATATTGTAAAACCTTGAAGTTTTTTGATAACTTCTTCATCTTTAAATGTAATCTCTTCAAGCTCTTTACAAGCTACACACCAATCAGCAAAAAAATCTAACATAACAGGTTTAGAAGAATTTGCAATTGCTAAATCTAGCTCTTTAATATTTTTGATATAACTTACTTTAAATGCTTCTTTTTGAACAACACTTGATGATGTCCCACTTGTAAACTTATCAAAAGGTTTTAAAGGATTTGTAGCTCCTGAAATTGTTCCAAAGAATAAAGAAACTCCATAAAGGAAAATTACCAAAGTTACAAGTTGTGCTAAAATATGTTTATAAATATTTAAATAAATAGCAGCTCCTAAGAATAATAAAGACCAAAGAAACATTACAATACTTGCATCCAATACTCTATCTAACATCCATACAGCAATTGCTAACATTATTATTCCAAATACTTTTGAAACACTATCCATCCAACCACCAGGTTTTGGCATAAATTTACCAGCACCTAATCCGATTAATAATAATGGCATTCCCATTCCCATACTTAAAACAAAAAGTGCTAATCCACCTAAAATAGCATCTCCTGTTTGCCCAATATAAACTAAAGCACCTGCAAGTGGAGGAGCTACACAAGGTCCAACAATAAGTGCAGATAAGAATCCCATAATTGCAATTCCTGCAATTCCTTGTTTTTCTTTTCCATCTGTTGTTTTGTTTATTTTATTTTGTAAACTTTGTGGTAATTCTATTTTGAAATATCCAAACATAGAGAAAGCAAGTGCTACAAAAATAGCTGCAAAAATAGAAAGAACATAAGGATTTTGAAGTGCTACTTGTAAGTTTGCACCAAATAATCCTGCAATTACTCCTGCAATTGTATAAGCAAGTGCCATTGATAAAACATAAACTAAAGATAAAAAGAAGCCTTTTGTTGCTGTCATTTTTTCATTTTGTGAAGCACCTACAATAATAGAAGATAAAATTGGAATCATTGGGAAAACACAAGGAGTTAATGAAAGTAATAATCCAAAACCAAAAAATGTTGCTAAAACTAAAAGCATATTTCCAGTTTTTAAACTATTTGCAATTGTATCTGTTTCATTTAATTCTATATTTTTTGTTTCTCCTGGTACTTTTGAAGTAAGTTCAGCTTTTGTATCTGTAGCTTTAACTAAAGTTCCTTGTGGTAAATCTAATTGATACTTTGTACTCATTGGAGCATAGCAAAGACCTTTTTTAGAACATCCTTGATACTTTACTTCTAACTCATAAGAAGATGATTTTGATTTTTCTTGTAATAAAGAAAAAGGTATTTCAATTTTTTGATTATCAAAATGTACAATAAAACCATCATATTCTATTGGTTCAGGAATATTAACATCTTCGGTAATATCAATTTTTGATGGTTTTGTAATTAAAACTTTTAATTTATCATCATATAAGTATATATCTTTTCCAAGATTTAGCGTAAAAACTACTTTGTCATTTTCTTTTACAAACTCTTTTTTAAAAGCATCTTCTGGATTTAAAAAATCCTGTTCAATTGTAAATGCAAAAGCATAAATGCTCATAAATAATAGTAATAATATTTTTTTCATTAAAAGTCCTGTTTATATGTATTTTAAATTTTTAAATTCATTATATTTAAACTTTGTAAAGAGTTTGTTAATTAGTAACTTCTATTTTTATAAATATAAGAATTTATTATATTTGATTATAAGGATTTTATGTTAAAATTATTCTTTAATAAAGGATATTTATGAATAAATTAGTAGATTTACAACCACGAATTGTAGAAAAAATGATTAATGATAATATTGTAATGATTGATATAAGAAGAGAAGATGAATGGAAAAGAACAGGTATTATAAAAAATTCACATTTACTAACTTTTTTCGATGAAAGAGGTGAATATGATATTGAAAAATGGATGAGTGAATTTGAAAAACTTGTTCCTAACAAAGATCAAACTTTTGTATTAATATGTGCAAGAGCAAATAGAACTAGAAGTCTTGGAGATTTTTTAATATCTCAAGGTTATAAAAATACCTCACATTTATTTGGAGGAATAGTTTTATGGCAACAAGAGTTAAGAGAAACTATCGAATATAAAATTTAGTAAGAAGCTTTAAAGCCTCTTATCTAAATAAATTATTATGCTTCTTTTTTAGAATCACTTGCTTTTTGTAAAATTGCAATAATATCATCTAAATTTTCATATGGAAGATGTGATTTCCATTGAATATCTTTTCCGTTTAATGAAACACCAATACTTACAATATCAGCTGTATCTTTTCCATAAGGTTCTGTAACATTAGAAATTGAAATAACACCTTTTTTTGTACCAGCTAGTGGTAATGAACCTAGTTCTGTAATTGTTGACATTTTGTATCCTTATTTGATTTATTTTTTCTTACATTATTTTACAAGAATAAACTTTTATTTTATTAAAATTACTCTATCTTTGGGTTAGGTTTTCCTAAATGAAAACCTTGGAACTCATCAACACCTAATTCATTCACTAAATCGAATACTTCTTGTGAATGTATATACTCTGCTATGACTTTTATATTTAATGCTTTTGAAAATTCAATTATTGATTTTACCATTTCATAAGAATTCTTATCTGTGTTAATATCTTTAATAAGTGAGCCATCTATTTTTATATAATCAGGTCTAATTTTTAAAATATGCGCAAAGTTAGAATATCCTGTTCCAAAATCATCAATTGCAATTTTAATACCTTGTCTTCTGTATTTATTAATAAAATCTTCTAAAATTGTATAATCTGTAATATGATCACTCTCTAATATTTCAAATACTATTCTTTCTTTATTTATATTACTAATATTATCTAAGTTTTTATCTAAGGATTCAACAAAATCAATATCCAAGATATCTTTAAAACTCAAATTAAAAGATATTTGCTTTTTTGTTTTATTTAAATCAGATAATGCTTTTGATATAACCTGATTAGAAAGCTGCAAATATTGTTTAGTTTTAATAGCTACATCTAAAAATAAATTAGGAAGAATATATGAAACTTTTCCATCTTTATCTATATCTTTTATTCTCATTAAGGTTTCATATTTTACAATTTCTTTTTTTGTATTAAAAATAGGTTGATAAAATGCTATTACATTACTATCTTTTAAAGCACGTTTAATCTTTTCTCTCCAAAAAATTGATCTTTCTATTATTTCTCTTCTATCAAGTTCATTATTATAAACAAAATATCTATGATTAGTTTTCTTTGCTCTTTTTAATGCAATTCCTGCTGTTTTTAATGGCTCTTCTTGTGCTATTGATATACCCAAAGTAACATCAATAAAAATCTCAATATCTAACTCTTCTATTAAAATAGGTCTACTTTTAAATAACGTTGATAATTCACTTATAAACTGATCATATTTAGAAAATCCCATCATTCTTTTATCCGTAACACTAAAAACATTTCCATGAATTCTATTAATCGAAACATTATATTTATTACCAAATTCATTTAAAATATTTGCTGTTTCTATTAAAACTAAATTTCCTGTTGAGAAACCATAAAGTTCATTAATATCATCAAAAGAATCAATATCAACCAAAGCAATAGAAACAAATTCACAATCTTTAATATCTTCTTGAAGAGCATATCTATTTTTTAAATTTGTTAATTCATCGTAATAAAGTTTATCACTAATCTCTTTTGTTTTCTTTTGAACATGATCATCTAGTGTCTTTCTATTTGTTTCAACTTGATCAAGCAGAGTATTAAATTGATTAGCAAGAAAACCAATTTCATCCTTAGATTTTTTTATCATATCAACATTAGAATGTTTAATTTGTGCTTTTTGAACTTCTGAGAACATTCTATTAATAGGAGCAACAACTTTTATAGTTATAAAAAGACCAATAATAACTAATAATACAAATAATAAAATTGAAATATTTAAGATTAATGAATTAATCCCTTCAACATAAATTGAAAAATCTTCTTTATAAATAGAAGAAACTATATACCAGTCCAAATCTTTATTATATTCAACCCAAGAAATCTTTGGGTATACATAATTATATGCATCATATGGTTTATTCCATAAATACTCGAATGTATTTTTACTATTATATGATTTCTTAATTTCTTCAAAAAATGACTTATTTTTATTATTTGGAAGAATTAATTTAGAAATATCTTTAGAATTAAATTCACTAGTAGTATCAATGATTATTTTACCAGAACTATCAAAGATATAAATCTGTCCAGTTTTTGCTAAAGTAATGCTACTTAATAATAATTCTAGATCTTTAGTTAAAGAATTTTTATTCACATAATTTCTAGATTTATTATTTATAATTGTAACAATTTTATTAAATTGTAATCTCTCTTTTTTAATTTCTGCATTACTAAAATAATTATTTACTTTTGGCGAAAGAAAGAATACTACAAAGAAAAGATAGCCAAGTAGTGATATGATAAGCAACCAGCCAATTTTTAAAAATATTTTATTATTCATCAGTCTTCCATTATAAAATTACTTTTATTGTAACTAAATTATTTAATATTACCTAATTAAAAAATTATATTTCTTTAGCTATTGCTTGACCAAAACGAACATCTTGATGTAATAGTTCTTCTAATTCTACACTATTTTCTTCCCATAACATAACAACAGTTGAACCCATTTTAAAGTAACCTAAGCAATCACCTTTATTAATTTGTATATTTTCATATTCATATACTTTCATCTCTGATGTATCAATATTTGTTTCAACTCTTGGTTCAAATTCAAATACCATCTGTCCAACATTTAAAGCACCTACAAATACCATATAAAATAATTTTCCATTCTTTTCACATTCAATAATTACTCTTTCATTTTGCACAAATAAATCAAGTTCTTTATTTAAATATTTTAAATTCACTGGATATAGCTTTCCTGGAACATGAATAAGTTTTTTAAGTATAAAATTACTTGGAGAATGATATCTATGATAATCTTTTGGTGATAAGTAAAAATTCATAAATGAACCATTTTTGATTCTTTCTAACTTATCATTACAATAATAAGTTAATAAATCTTCAACACTATATTCCATACCTTTAATTTGTAAGGCAATATCTTTTTCTATTTTTCCACACTCAGTAATTAAACTATCTGTTGGAGAAATAAATGTATTTTCTTCTGTATTAATTTTTCTTTTTAATTCTAA
The Poseidonibacter antarcticus DNA segment above includes these coding regions:
- a CDS encoding MarC family protein, whose product is MDIFIATFLKMFFIMTPFFVLSVFLTVTTDATAKERKALAIKVTISVIIICLVLLFFGKNIFDIFGITLDAFRIGAGALLFLSAVELIQGNKATAKVGDKDISDLAVVPLAIPVAIGPGTIGILLVMGATFENKSSMLMGSLALISAVLVIGFMLYSSSIIERIIGKQGLLVISKITGLFLAALSAQIIFTGIKNFLGL
- the cobT gene encoding nicotinate mononucleotide-dependent phosphoribosyltransferase CobT — its product is MNFNTILGSVDFLEFLRGKKATFLLSASVTKTAEIPNISQAGIPGKLYLTPTLDAEFLCTKEVRSLEDIAQTPKGVPTPALITRAVHELNPFSNIEILNLGLELIPQIEHFKIHNFDMKPSGRIDDGAKIQAMEIFQKGLSFAQSFETKDDYVILAESIPAGTTTANATALALDYECEGYFSSSYKNNPSDIKNQTIINALKRVEKNSDIFEKLSLVSDNMIIFNAGFILGSRANNLKVLLAGGTQMAAVLLVVNSILKSMDGEIDSSNIALCTTKWINEDENSNIKALLEQLDFPINAYASDFDFSNSSHPALKLYDEGEAKEGVGCGGALCYASINSIDEMKLIEKIESFLG
- the dsbD gene encoding protein-disulfide reductase DsbD, which codes for MKKILLLLFMSIYAFAFTIEQDFLNPEDAFKKEFVKENDKVVFTLNLGKDIYLYDDKLKVLITKPSKIDITEDVNIPEPIEYDGFIVHFDNQKIEIPFSLLQEKSKSSSYELEVKYQGCSKKGLCYAPMSTKYQLDLPQGTLVKATDTKAELTSKVPGETKNIELNETDTIANSLKTGNMLLVLATFFGFGLLLSLTPCVFPMIPILSSIIVGASQNEKMTATKGFFLSLVYVLSMALAYTIAGVIAGLFGANLQVALQNPYVLSIFAAIFVALAFSMFGYFKIELPQSLQNKINKTTDGKEKQGIAGIAIMGFLSALIVGPCVAPPLAGALVYIGQTGDAILGGLALFVLSMGMGMPLLLIGLGAGKFMPKPGGWMDSVSKVFGIIMLAIAVWMLDRVLDASIVMFLWSLLFLGAAIYLNIYKHILAQLVTLVIFLYGVSLFFGTISGATNPLKPFDKFTSGTSSSVVQKEAFKVSYIKNIKELDLAIANSSKPVMLDFFADWCVACKELEEITFKDEEVIKKLQGFTILKADVTANNDDDKALQKKYGIVGPPGLIFWDTNNKEVKASKIVGYKNPKDFLEIVNKHFK
- a CDS encoding rhodanese-like domain-containing protein codes for the protein MNKLVDLQPRIVEKMINDNIVMIDIRREDEWKRTGIIKNSHLLTFFDERGEYDIEKWMSEFEKLVPNKDQTFVLICARANRTRSLGDFLISQGYKNTSHLFGGIVLWQQELRETIEYKI
- a CDS encoding EAL domain-containing protein, with protein sequence MNNKIFLKIGWLLIISLLGYLFFVVFFLSPKVNNYFSNAEIKKERLQFNKIVTIINNKSRNYVNKNSLTKDLELLLSSITLAKTGQIYIFDSSGKIIIDTTSEFNSKDISKLILPNNKNKSFFEEIKKSYNSKNTFEYLWNKPYDAYNYVYPKISWVEYNKDLDWYIVSSIYKEDFSIYVEGINSLILNISILLFVLLVIIGLFITIKVVAPINRMFSEVQKAQIKHSNVDMIKKSKDEIGFLANQFNTLLDQVETNRKTLDDHVQKKTKEISDKLYYDELTNLKNRYALQEDIKDCEFVSIALVDIDSFDDINELYGFSTGNLVLIETANILNEFGNKYNVSINRIHGNVFSVTDKRMMGFSKYDQFISELSTLFKSRPILIEELDIEIFIDVTLGISIAQEEPLKTAGIALKRAKKTNHRYFVYNNELDRREIIERSIFWREKIKRALKDSNVIAFYQPIFNTKKEIVKYETLMRIKDIDKDGKVSYILPNLFLDVAIKTKQYLQLSNQVISKALSDLNKTKKQISFNLSFKDILDIDFVESLDKNLDNISNINKERIVFEILESDHITDYTILEDFINKYRRQGIKIAIDDFGTGYSNFAHILKIRPDYIKIDGSLIKDINTDKNSYEMVKSIIEFSKALNIKVIAEYIHSQEVFDLVNELGVDEFQGFHLGKPNPKIE
- a CDS encoding phosphatidylserine decarboxylase, producing MHITNLISQNFGKFAKKEFPSFIQKVINTGYVKFLGLDMSEFKKPKFYKSLNALFTRELELKRKINTEENTFISPTDSLITECGKIEKDIALQIKGMEYSVEDLLTYYCNDKLERIKNGSFMNFYLSPKDYHRYHSPSNFILKKLIHVPGKLYPVNLKYLNKELDLFVQNERVIIECEKNGKLFYMVFVGALNVGQMVFEFEPRVETNIDTSEMKVYEYENIQINKGDCLGYFKMGSTVVMLWEENSVELEELLHQDVRFGQAIAKEI